In one window of Gossypium arboreum isolate Shixiya-1 chromosome 4, ASM2569848v2, whole genome shotgun sequence DNA:
- the LOC108457906 gene encoding protein LONGIFOLIA 1-like: protein MSSKFMYSLSDENPDLQKQIGCMNGLFQLFDCHHFYGNRHITSPNRKRLPSGQNGKHGTEAKTGSDKIKGNNLKKTMKEKQRYSFESPRTLLSSSSCSSSFSPADCRKESLVDRSSSSQIAFHETPRKEISSHRSNASLQSSQNSLNLRDVVKDSIYREACGLPIKTATKVEAGQHQTLKYIDSPRPLQSPKPSKTRNTSLNESSHALLKLKGTPKMYNECEDGSLTFARQDAPRLSYDGRGAKDAHKIKPKDLPRLSLDSRESSIKGSVDSMRSDFLLGEINRSRMKSNDIRNQEQEPGSYKGPSSVVAKLMGVEALLNPMLTNGNRSQDIETCQDFKSNPASPSSRINEKKKSSISGCSRNSGKEPRSPCNRMTNVESKKPVATRCPIESAPWRQLDGNKGALKSRETPMKAPNSFLNVYSEIEKSLAALEFMKSGKDIGALKQTLEEMQMSKQMSNTRKEEQASSLISHTSSILGQSSEAPNLRKLHSKNAVSATIKETSSPTCLKLPIKIIKEEKVMENGSNSTSIVVATSSLRRLRTSSHANTRSEKADKQSYKDSIPKPKTPKDPSSRLHSRDKNTARTLRDNQISKVPSPTAQENTNIAVSSETTCLKLHQKKLEMEKQSRRTDPASDQRKSRRQSSSLQAESGLPRQKPRHKSHNLRQSDDQLSDISSDMRDLNHQGDDSSMQSESNMSMASYGDTEVTAQSYGKIEGTFSQEQETKQKNPAARLIEGDPKAEPPRTAPEQPSPVSVLDAAFYGDESPSPVKKTSKAFEGDEGLTLNGADWSSIGLNHLPTCRETSPRFKTDSRKAENIQRLVQKFMNLDSIDEWAITNEILPNPDHEYIAEVMLASGLLSDLDSSFMACQLHPSGHLINPNLFPALEQIRASIWLLNRKHNGRKVSQLDPIEKNHRLLIFDAINEILIIKSVKKGSYKHWILPSTVEDTRQKRHQVVRDLCSDIDKMQTTSNIEDKNLNSIVCGDLMLGSMDWTEFKSEIPWIALDVERLIFKDLICEVISGEVTTLQQQHRGHCRRLFLK from the exons ATGTCATCAAAGTTTATGTATTCTTTGTCAGATGAAAACCCAGATTTGCAGAAGCAGATTGGGTGCATGAATGGACTATTCCAGCTTTTCGATTGCCACCATTTCTATGGTAACCGGCACATTACCAGTCCAAACCGCAAAAGGCTTCCCTCAG GTCAAAATGGCAAGCATGGAACAGAAGCCAAGACTGGTTCAGACAAGATAAAA GGAAATAATCTGAAGAAGACTATGAAGGAGAAACAAAGATACTCCTTTGAATCACCCCGAACCTTGTTGTCTTCTTCCTCTTGTTCATCCAGTTTCTCACCTGCTGACTGCAGAAAAGAATCTCTAGTAGACCGATCTTCATCAAGCCAAATTGCCTTCCACGAAACCCCGAGGAAGGAAATATCCAGTCATCGATCAAATGCTTCTTTGCAATCAAGCCAAAACTCCCTTAACCTCCGAGATGTGGTTAAAGATTCAATCTATAGAGAAGCCTGTGGATTACCGATTAAAACTGCAACAAAAGTGGAAGCGGGGCAGCACCAAACCTTGAAGTATATAGATTCCCCAAGGCCTTTGCAGTCACCAAAACCTTCAAAGACGAGGAACACCAGTCTCAATGAATCAAGTCATGCCCTTCTTAAGCTTAAAGGGACTCctaaaatgtacaatgaatgCGAGGATGGTTCTCTCACTTTTGCACGACAGGATGCTCCTCGGCTCTCTTATGATGGGAGGGGGGCAAAAGATGCACATAAAATTAAGCCCAAAGATCTCCCAAGGCTATCACTAGATAGTAGGGAAAGCTCCATAAAGGGTTCCGTCGATAGTATGAGATCGGATTTTCTTCTAGGAGAGATAAACAGAAGTAGAATGAAATCAAATGATATAAGAAACCAAGAGCAAGAACCTGGAAGCTACAAAGGACCATCTAGTGTTGTAGCCAAGTTGATGGGGGTGGAAGCATTGCTAAATCCCATGCTAACCAATGGAAATCGAAGTCAAGATATCGAAACCTGTCAAGATTTCAAAAGCAATCCCGCCTCACCCTCATCAAGAATTaatgagaaaaagaaaagttCGATTTCTGGTTGTTCAAGAAATTCAGGAAAGGAACCAAGGTCACCCTGCAATCGCATGACAAATGTAGAGTCAAAGAAACCTGTTGCAACTAGATGCCCAATTGAATCTGCCCCATGGAGGCAGCTTGATGGAAACAAGGGAGCTTTGAAGAGTCGAGAAACTCCAATGAAAGCCCCAAACTCCTTTCTAAATGTTTACAGTGAAATTGAGAAAAGTTTGGCAGCACTTGAGTTCATGAAGTCGGGAAAAGATATTGGAGCCCTTAAACAAACACTTGAAGAAATGCAGATGTCTAAGCAGATGTCAAATACCAGAAAAGAAGAGCAAGCTTCAAGTTTGATATCTCACACAAGCAGCATCCTTGGCCAGAGCTCAGAAGCACCAAATTTGAGAAAGCTACATAGTAAAAATGCAGTTTCAGCCACGATCAAGGAAACTAGTTCTCCAACATGCCTTAAATTGCCAATCAAGattataaaagaagaaaaagttaTGGAAAATGgcagcaattctacttcaataGTAGTTGCAACCAGCAGTTTAAGAAGGCTTCGCACTAGCAGCCATGCAAATACGAGAAGTGAAAAGGCTGACAAGCAATCCTATAAAGATTCAATTCCGAAACCTAAAACTCCCAAGGATCCTTCCAGTCGACTCCATTCAAGGGATAAAAATACTGCCAGAACTCTAAGAGACAACCAAATTTCAAAAGTGCCATCACCTACTGCTCAAGAAAATACTAACATTGCAGTAAGCTCAGAGACCACATGCCTTAAACTGCACCAGAAGAAGCTTGAAATGGAAAAACAGTCTCGTCGCACCGATCCAGCATCAGACCAGAGAAAAAGCAGAAGACAATCAAGCAGTCTACAAGCAGAATCAGGCTTGCCACGTCAGAAGCCCAGGCATAAATCTCACAATTTGAGGCAAAGTGATGACCAATTGAGTGATATCAGTAGTGACATGAGAGATTTGAATCACCAAGGAGATGATAGTTCGATGCAATCTGAGAGCAATATGAGCATGGCCTCCTATGGTGACACTGAAGTCACTGCTCAAAGTTATGGCAAGATAGAGGGTACATTCTCCCAAGAACAGGAAACGAAGCAGAAA AATCCAGCAGCAAGGTTAATTGAAGGTGATCCAAAAGCAGAACCTCCAAGAACTGCCCCGGAACAGCCTAGTCCTGTCTCTGTTCTAGATGCTGCATTTTACGGAGATGAATCACCGTCTCCTGTGAAGAAAACATCAAAAGCTTTTGAAG GTGATGAGGGTCTTACCCTTAATGGTGCAGACTGGAGTTCCATAGGTCTAAATCACTTACCCACCTGCAGAGAAACCAGTCCAAGGTTCAAGACAGACAGCAGGAAAGCAGAAAACATCCAGCGCTTGGTCCAGAAATTCATGAATTTAGATTCTATCGATGAGTGGGCCATTACAAATGAAATTCTTCCAAATCCAGACCATGAATACATTGCAGAAGTAATGTTGGCATCAGGCCTCCTCAGCGACCTTGACTCCAGCTTCATGGCCTGCCAGCTTCATCCATCAGGACATCTAATCAACCCTAACTTGTTCCCTGCCCTAGAACAGATCAGAGCAAGCATTTGGCTTCTAAATAGAAAACACAACGGCAGAAAGGTCAGCCAGCTGGACCCCATCGAGAAGAACCATAGGCTGCTAATATTTGATGCAATTAATGAAATTCTAATCATAAAATCAGTGAAGAAAGGCTCTTACAAGCACTGGATCTTACCGAGTACAGTGGAGGATACAAGACAAAAAAGACATCAGGTGGTAAGGGATTTATGTTCAGATATAGATAAAATGCAAACTACATCAAATATAGAGGATAAAAATCTCAACAGCATCGTATGCGGAGATTTGATGCTTGGATCAATGGACTGGACAGAATTCAAGAGCGAAATTCCATGGATAGCTCTAGATGTGGAGAGGTTGATCTTCAAAGACTTAATATGTGAAGTTATCAGTGGTGAAGTAACAACTCTACAACAGCAGCATCGAGGGCATTGCAGGCGACTGTTTTTGAAGTAG
- the LOC108458441 gene encoding transcription initiation factor TFIID subunit 8-like — MRKRRVSEFPIWYIYNLGKTSNFNANLAGRVEANVFDVIQGLEELESGLGFAGASDVNRCVANLGIVRDIVHFFGDGGDITFAYEVPWFPVVKEWKRIGSFWEKGEDPHGEHIPSWLPAFPDPDTYATQSSVGNGTMSASNEVKNGRVERKIERPLLNFQQQFAHNGNEGGSSHVGGGKGKAKEASNSNPYLAAPLHFGEKEVHVSPVLLPAKLSNEVNLRNLVPENCFVGNQVSVLETFAPAIEAMKSGICEYGNGQKNVLYSQRPMVHFKIGIGKKPLGTAPDFNSKNKDLEKIV, encoded by the coding sequence ATGCGAAAGCGTCGGGTTTCAGAGTTTCCAATTTGGTACATTTATAACCTAGGGAAAACTTCGAATTTTAATGCTAATTTGGCCGGGAGAGTGGAAGCGAATGTGTTTGATGTTATTCAAGGGTTGGAAGAGTTAGAATCAGGTTTAGGATTTGCTGGTGCATCTGATGTTAATCGTTGTGTTGCCAATTTGGGGATTGTTAGGGATATTGTTCACTTTTTCGGTGATGGGGGTGATATAACATTTGCTTATGAAGTTCCGTGGTTTCCGGTTGTTAAAGAGTGGAAGAGAATTGGGAGTTTTTGGGAAAAAGGGGAAGACCCTCATGGGGAGCATATTCCTAGTTGGTTGCCAGCCTTTCCTGATCCTGATACTTATGCTACTCAATCGAGTGTAGGGAATGGTACAATGAGTGCTTCCAATGAAGTGAAGAATGGGAGGGTTGAGAGGAAGATAGAGCGACCATTGCTGAATTTTCAGCAGCAATTTGCTCATAATGGTAACGAAGGGGGTTCTTCTCATGTTGGTGGAGGTAAGGGTAAAGCAAAGGAAGCTTCTAATAGCAATCCTTATCTTGCTGCACCTCTGCACTTTGGGGAAAAAGAAGTACATGTATCACCAGTTCTTCTTCCGGCTAAGCTTTCAAATGAAGTGAATTTGAGAAACCTTGTTCCAGAAAATTGTTTTGTAGGAAATCAAGTTTCTGTGCTGGAGACATTTGCTCCTGCTATTGAAGCAATGAAGAGTGGGATATGTGAATATGgcaatggacagaaaaatgtcctTTATAGCCAGAGGCCTATGGTGCATTTTAAAATTGGAATTGGAAAGAAGCCTTTAGGCACTGCACCAGATTTCAATTCCAAGAACAAGGATCTTGAGAAGATCGTTTGA